Proteins encoded within one genomic window of Citrobacter amalonaticus Y19:
- the glnE gene encoding bifunctional [glutamate--ammonia ligase]-adenylyl-L-tyrosine phosphorylase/[glutamate--ammonia-ligase] adenylyltransferase, translated as MKPLSSLLQQHWQTIAEQLPESPSGVQAKSVLTFSDFVQDSVIAHPHWLAELESAPPQADEWQQYGEWLQAALATVNDEAALMHELRLFRRRVMVRIAWAQALSLVDDTDILQQLSHLAETLIVGARDWLYDACCREWGTPCSQEGIPQPLLILGMGKLGGGELNFSSDIDLIFAWPEHGSTQGGRRELDNAQFFTRMGQRLIKVLDQPTQDGFVYRVDMRLRPFGDSGPLVLSFAALEDYYQEQGRDWERYAMVKARIMGDTDGRYVEELRAMLRPFVFRRYIDFSVIQSLRNMKGMIAREVRRRGLKDNIKLGAGGIREIEFIVQVFQLIRGGREPSLQSRSLLPTLSAIAALHLLPENDADQLRQAYLFLRRLENLLQSINDEQTQTLPGDELNRARLAWGMNADDWQQLTETLEGHMANVRRVFNELIGDDETDTQEDALSEQWRELWQDALQEDDTPPVLSHLTDDDRMRVLALIADFRKELDKRTIGPRGRQVLDHLMPHLLSDVCTRQDASLPLSRITPLLVGIVTRTTYLELLSEFPGALKHLISLCAASPMVASQLARYPLLLDELLDPNTLYQPTATDAYRDELRQYLLRVPEDDEEQQLEALRQFKQTQLLRIAAADIAGTLPVMKVSDHLTWLAEAMIDAVVQQAWLQMVARYGQPTHLAEREGRGFAVVGYGKLGGWELGYSSDLDLIFLHDCPIDVMTDGEREIDGRQFYLRLAQRIMHLFSTRTSSGILYEVDARLRPSGAAGMLVTSIESFADYQKNEAWTWEHQALVRARVVYGDPQLTLQFDTVRRDIITQPRDGKTLQTEVREMREKMRAHLGNKHRDRFDIKADEGGITDIEFITQYLVLRYAHDKPKLTRWSDNVRILELLAQNDIMDEQEAMALTHAYTTLRDELHHLALQEQPGHVAQTCFEAERTQVGASWQKWLVD; from the coding sequence ATGAAGCCGCTCTCTTCACTGTTACAGCAGCACTGGCAAACCATAGCAGAGCAGTTGCCTGAATCACCATCTGGCGTACAAGCGAAGTCAGTACTTACATTCAGTGATTTTGTGCAGGACAGCGTGATTGCGCATCCACACTGGCTGGCGGAACTGGAAAGCGCCCCACCGCAGGCCGATGAATGGCAACAGTACGGCGAATGGTTACAGGCGGCATTGGCAACGGTGAACGATGAAGCGGCACTGATGCATGAACTGCGTCTGTTTCGCCGCCGCGTGATGGTACGCATTGCCTGGGCGCAGGCGCTGTCGCTGGTGGACGATACCGACATTCTGCAACAGTTAAGCCATCTGGCCGAAACGCTGATTGTTGGTGCGCGTGACTGGCTGTACGACGCTTGCTGTCGCGAATGGGGAACGCCATGCAGTCAGGAAGGCATCCCACAACCGCTGTTGATTTTAGGCATGGGCAAACTGGGCGGCGGCGAGCTGAACTTTTCCTCGGATATCGATCTGATCTTTGCCTGGCCGGAACACGGTTCCACCCAGGGCGGGCGTCGCGAACTGGATAACGCGCAGTTTTTTACCCGCATGGGGCAACGGCTGATCAAGGTGCTGGATCAGCCCACCCAGGATGGCTTTGTTTATCGGGTGGATATGCGTCTGCGTCCGTTTGGCGACAGCGGCCCGCTGGTATTGAGCTTTGCGGCGCTGGAGGATTACTACCAGGAGCAGGGGCGCGACTGGGAGCGCTACGCGATGGTCAAGGCGCGGATTATGGGCGATACCGACGGTCGCTATGTCGAGGAACTGCGCGCCATGCTGCGCCCGTTCGTCTTTCGTCGCTACATCGACTTCAGCGTGATCCAGTCGCTGCGCAATATGAAGGGGATGATCGCGCGTGAAGTGCGTCGCCGGGGGTTGAAAGATAACATCAAGCTCGGGGCGGGCGGTATTCGCGAAATCGAGTTTATCGTGCAGGTGTTTCAACTGATTCGCGGCGGGCGCGAGCCGTCGCTGCAATCCCGTTCATTGCTGCCGACTTTAAGCGCGATCGCCGCACTGCATCTGCTGCCAGAGAACGATGCAGATCAGCTGCGACAGGCCTATCTCTTCCTGCGTCGTCTGGAAAACCTGCTGCAAAGCATTAACGATGAACAAACCCAGACGCTGCCGGGCGATGAACTTAACCGGGCGCGACTGGCCTGGGGAATGAATGCTGATGACTGGCAGCAACTGACCGAAACGCTTGAGGGGCACATGGCGAACGTCCGCCGCGTGTTTAACGAGCTGATCGGCGATGACGAAACCGACACGCAGGAAGATGCGCTTTCGGAACAGTGGCGCGAGCTGTGGCAGGACGCCTTGCAGGAGGATGATACGCCGCCGGTGCTGTCGCATCTCACGGATGACGATCGTATGCGCGTGCTGGCGTTGATTGCCGATTTCCGTAAAGAGCTGGATAAACGCACCATCGGTCCGCGAGGGCGTCAGGTGCTCGACCACCTGATGCCGCACCTGCTCAGCGATGTCTGTACGCGCCAGGATGCTTCTCTCCCGCTGTCGCGCATTACGCCGCTACTGGTGGGGATTGTCACCCGCACCACCTATCTTGAGTTGCTGAGTGAATTTCCCGGTGCCCTGAAGCATCTGATTTCGCTCTGTGCGGCGTCGCCGATGGTCGCCAGCCAGCTTGCGCGTTATCCGCTGCTGCTCGATGAACTGCTCGACCCGAACACGCTCTATCAGCCAACGGCAACCGACGCTTATCGCGACGAGCTGCGTCAGTATTTACTGCGCGTACCGGAAGATGACGAAGAGCAACAACTGGAAGCGCTGCGTCAGTTTAAGCAAACGCAACTGCTGCGTATTGCCGCTGCGGATATCGCCGGCACGCTGCCGGTGATGAAAGTCAGCGATCACCTGACCTGGCTTGCGGAAGCGATGATTGATGCCGTTGTGCAGCAGGCGTGGCTGCAAATGGTGGCGCGCTACGGGCAGCCGACGCATCTCGCCGAGCGGGAAGGGCGCGGCTTTGCGGTGGTGGGCTACGGCAAACTGGGCGGCTGGGAGCTGGGCTACAGCTCCGATCTCGATTTGATCTTCCTGCATGACTGCCCCATTGACGTGATGACCGACGGCGAGCGCGAAATTGACGGGCGGCAGTTCTACCTGCGGCTGGCGCAGCGCATTATGCATCTCTTCAGTACCCGCACCTCCTCAGGCATTCTGTATGAAGTGGATGCCCGACTGCGTCCGTCAGGCGCGGCGGGGATGCTGGTGACCTCTATCGAATCCTTTGCGGATTATCAGAAAAATGAGGCCTGGACGTGGGAGCATCAGGCGCTGGTGCGCGCACGCGTCGTTTACGGCGACCCGCAGCTGACCTTGCAGTTTGATACGGTGCGCCGCGATATCATCACGCAGCCTCGTGACGGCAAAACGTTGCAGACCGAGGTGCGTGAAATGCGCGAAAAAATGCGCGCCCATCTGGGCAATAAGCATCGCGATCGCTTTGATATTAAAGCCGACGAAGGCGGTATTACGGATATCGAATTTATCACGCAATATCTGGTGCTACGTTATGCCCATGACAAACCCAAACTGACCCGCTGGTCGGATAATGTGCGCATTCTGGAACTGTTAGCGCAAAACGACATTATGGACGAGCAAGAGGCGATGGCATTGACCCACGCCTATACCACGCTGCGCGATGAACTGCATCACCTGGCGTTGCAGGAACAGCCGGGCCATGTGGCGCAAACATGTTTTGAGGCGGAACGTACGCAGGTCGGGGCAAGCTGGCAGAAGTGGCTGGTTGACTGA
- the hldE gene encoding bifunctional D-glycero-beta-D-manno-heptose-7-phosphate kinase/D-glycero-beta-D-manno-heptose 1-phosphate adenylyltransferase HldE, with the protein MKVTLPEFERAGVLVVGDVMLDRYWYGPTSRISPEAPVPVVKVDTIEERPGGAANVAMNIASLGANSRLVGLTGIDDAARALSKTLADVNVKCDFVSVPTHPTITKLRVLSRNQQLIRLDFEEGFEGVDPQPLHERINQALSSIGALVLSDYAKGALASVQQMIALARKAGVPVLIDPKGTDFARYRGATLLTPNLSEFEAVAGKCKSEEEIVERGMKLIADFELSALLVTRSEQGMTLLQPGKAPLHMPTQAQEVYDVTGAGDTVIGVLAATLAAGNSLEEACFFANAAAGVVVGKLGTSTVSPIELENAVRGRAETGFGVMTEDELKQAVASARKRGEKVVMTNGVFDILHAGHVSYLANARKLGDRLIVAVNSDASTKRLKGETRPVNPLEQRMIVLGALEAVDWVVSFEEDTPQRLISGVLPDLLVKGGDYKPEDIAGSKEVWANGGEVLVLNFEDGCSTTNIIKKIQKDSDK; encoded by the coding sequence ATGAAAGTAACGCTGCCAGAGTTTGAACGTGCAGGAGTCTTGGTTGTCGGTGATGTGATGCTGGATCGCTACTGGTACGGACCCACCAGCCGTATTTCACCCGAAGCGCCGGTCCCGGTGGTGAAAGTGGATACCATCGAAGAACGTCCGGGCGGTGCGGCGAACGTGGCGATGAACATTGCCTCTCTGGGAGCGAATTCGCGTCTGGTTGGACTGACCGGTATTGACGATGCCGCGCGAGCGCTCAGTAAAACGCTGGCGGACGTGAACGTGAAATGCGACTTCGTTTCTGTGCCGACCCATCCGACCATCACCAAACTGCGTGTGCTTTCACGTAACCAGCAGTTGATTCGTCTGGACTTCGAAGAAGGCTTCGAAGGCGTGGATCCGCAGCCGCTGCATGAGCGCATCAACCAGGCACTGAGCTCGATTGGGGCGTTGGTGCTGTCTGACTACGCGAAAGGCGCGCTGGCCAGCGTCCAGCAGATGATTGCCCTGGCGCGTAAAGCCGGTGTGCCGGTGCTGATCGACCCGAAAGGGACCGATTTTGCGCGTTATCGCGGTGCGACGCTGCTGACGCCAAACTTGTCTGAATTTGAGGCGGTAGCGGGAAAATGCAAAAGCGAAGAAGAGATTGTTGAACGCGGCATGAAGCTGATTGCCGATTTCGAGCTTTCCGCTCTGCTGGTCACCCGTTCCGAGCAGGGGATGACGCTGCTGCAACCAGGAAAAGCCCCGCTGCATATGCCGACGCAGGCGCAGGAAGTGTATGACGTGACCGGTGCGGGCGATACGGTCATTGGCGTGTTGGCGGCGACGCTAGCGGCGGGCAATTCGCTGGAAGAAGCCTGCTTCTTTGCCAATGCGGCAGCGGGTGTAGTGGTTGGCAAGCTGGGTACGTCCACGGTTTCGCCTATCGAACTGGAAAACGCGGTACGTGGCCGTGCGGAAACAGGCTTTGGCGTGATGACCGAAGACGAGCTGAAACAGGCCGTTGCCAGCGCACGTAAGCGCGGTGAGAAAGTAGTGATGACGAACGGGGTGTTTGACATTCTGCATGCCGGTCACGTCTCCTATCTCGCAAACGCGCGTAAGCTGGGCGATCGCTTGATCGTCGCGGTCAATAGCGATGCCTCGACGAAACGCCTGAAAGGAGAAACACGTCCGGTGAATCCGCTTGAGCAGCGGATGATCGTGCTGGGGGCGCTGGAAGCCGTTGACTGGGTGGTCTCTTTTGAAGAAGACACGCCACAGCGCCTGATCTCGGGCGTATTGCCGGATCTGCTGGTCAAAGGCGGTGACTATAAGCCGGAAGACATTGCGGGCAGTAAAGAGGTGTGGGCCAACGGCGGTGAAGTGCTGGTGCTTAACTTTGAAGACGGTTGCTCAACCACCAATATCATCAAGAAAATCCAGAAAGACAGCGATAAATAA
- the glgS gene encoding cell surface composition regulator GlgS: MLMNNSVYSMNNFDFLARSFARMQAEGRPVDIQAVTGNMDEEHRSWFCKRYAHYCQQAMNARKLEVEH; this comes from the coding sequence ATGCTAATGAACAACAGTGTTTATTCGATGAACAATTTCGATTTCCTGGCGCGGAGTTTTGCCAGAATGCAGGCTGAAGGTCGCCCTGTTGATATCCAGGCCGTTACCGGCAATATGGATGAGGAGCACCGCAGCTGGTTTTGCAAACGCTACGCGCACTACTGTCAACAGGCCATGAACGCCAGAAAGTTAGAAGTGGAACATTGA
- the ubiK gene encoding ubiquinone biosynthesis accessory factor UbiK: MIDPKKIEQIARQVHESMPKGIREFGDDVEKKIRQTLQSQLTRLDLVSREEFDVQTQVLLRTREKLALLEQRLSELEARQTTEEVKPAPAIPPVEPQA; encoded by the coding sequence ATGATTGACCCGAAAAAAATTGAGCAGATCGCTCGCCAGGTTCACGAGTCGATGCCGAAAGGGATCCGGGAGTTCGGGGACGATGTCGAGAAGAAGATCCGTCAAACGCTGCAATCTCAGCTGACGCGTCTCGATCTGGTGAGCCGCGAAGAGTTTGATGTTCAGACCCAGGTGCTGCTGCGCACCCGTGAAAAGCTGGCGCTGCTGGAGCAACGTTTGAGTGAGCTGGAAGCGCGTCAGACCACGGAAGAAGTCAAACCTGCGCCCGCCATCCCGCCGGTAGAACCGCAAGCGTAA